The following DNA comes from Fundidesulfovibrio putealis DSM 16056.
TGGTCATACAAAATCCGGGCCACTCCTTCCGGAAAGCATTCGTGACCCAACACTTCAGGAAGGTCGTCAAGAAAGTGGGTGGGGTTGAGGGCTGCAATGCGCGCGAGCTTCTCCTGCCGGGTCTGCTCGAAAAAAACGCTGCCTGGGTCCAGCGGACCGCCAGGATGCAGGAGGTTCTTCGCCTCCAGGCAGGTCATGGCCGCCTCCCGCAGGTCCACATGCCCGAACGGGTGGTGGGCGTGCCGGGTCTTGTGGCTCACCACCGCCAGCCGCGCCCCGGACGCCGCGAGCGCCTCCAGGCACTGCCTGGCCTGGGGAGCCACCTCGGCCTCCTGGATACGCTCGCCGTAGACCTCGGCCTGGAGTTCGCGCCAGAGGCTCTCGCCATCGGGAAGCGCCCGCACCACGCGGCGGACAGCGTTCTTGTCCGCCGCCACATCCGGGGAGACGAGCCCCTTTTCCAGCGCCAGGGTCCGGAAAAGGCTGCCGTACAGGATGAGCGTGTTGTCCAGGTCCGAGGCCAGAAACAGAGGGAGCATGCCTTGTCAACCGTTCCTTTTTGAGGGTAGTTGATGCTGCATAAAAATGCAGACCGAACAAACATTTCGCGGCCGGGTCGTCGCAGTCGTCACCGCCAGGGGGGGCTCCAAGGGCGTGCCCGGGAAAAATCTGCGCCTCCTGCGGGGCAGGCCGCTCATAGACTGGACCGTGGCGGCGGCGCTCGGGAGCGCCTCCCTCGCCCGGACCATCGTCTCCACCGACTGTGAAGCCATCGCCGGCGCGGCGCGTGAAGCCGGGGCGGAGGTTCCCTTCATACGCCCGCCGCACCTGGCCACGGACACGGCCACCCAGCTGGAGGTGATCCGCCATGCCCTGGGCTGGCTGGCCGGACATGGTGAGTGCCCCGAATACGTGCTCACGCTCCAACCCACCTCCCCGCTACGCACCTCGCAGGACATCGACGCCGCCGTAGGGCTGGCCCTGTCGCACCGGGCGCGGGCCGTGGTCGGAGTCGCCCCGGTCCAGCATCACCCAAGCCTCATGCGCACCCTCGGTCCAGACGGCGGCCTGAGCCCCTATCTGGCCGACCCGGCGCACAACTCCAGACGCCAGGACCACGAGGCGCTGTATGCGATCAACGGAGCCATCTACGTGAACCGCTGCGCGGACCTGCTCGAGTCCGGCCAGTTCAGCCCGGCTGGCGCGCTGGCGTACGTGATGCCTGCGGAACGCTCTATAGACATTGACGAAGCCTGGCAATTCCAGGTGGCCGAAGCACTTCTGACCGGAGTCGCGCCATGACCGCCTCCACCGTGGACTTGCGCCGCGTCGGTGAACCCGGCCAGCCCTGCCTGATCATCGCGGAGGCGGGCGTCAACCACAACGGCGACATGGCCCTGGCCCTGAAGCTGGTGGACGCCGCCCGCCAGGCAGGCGCGGACGCGGTCAAGTTCCAGACTTTCAAGGCCTCGCTTTTGGCCTCGCGCAGTGCCCCCAAGGCAGCCTACCAGCTGCGCTCCACGGACGCTGGCGAGTCCCAGCAGGCCATGCTCGAGCGCCTCCAACTCTCCCGCGCGGACCACCTGCCGCTCATGGAGCGCTGCCACGCAGCCGGGATGGCCTTCCTGTCCTCGCCCTTCGACCTGGAAAGCCTCGCCCTGCTCGATTCGCTGGGCCTACCCGCCCTCAAGATACCCTCCGGCGAGATCACTAATCCGGAATTTCTCAAAGCCGCCGCCCGGCTGGGCAAACCCATCATCCTCTCCACCGGCATGTCCTGGCTGGGGGAGGTAGAGGCTGCCGTCCGGGCCATCGAGGACGCAGGAAACCCGCCACTGGTGCTGCTGCATTGCGTCAGCGCCTACCCATCCGACCCCGCCGACTCCAACCTGCGGGCCATGGAGACCCTGGCCAGGGCTTTCGGCAAGCCGGTGGGCTGGTCGGACCACACCATGGGCATCGAGACGTCCCTGGCCGCTGTGGCGCTCGGAGCCTGCGTGGTGGAAAAGCATTTCACGCTGGACTGCTCCATGCCCGGCCCGGACCACAGGGCCTCGCTCGAACCCGACGGACTGGCCGCCCTGGTGCGGGGGGTGCGCATCGTGGAGTCCGCGTTGGGCGACGGCCTCAAACGCCCGGCCCGGTCCGAGGCCGACACGGCCCGCGTGGCCCGCAAAAGCCTTACCGCCGCCCGGGACATCCGCGCGGGAGAGGCGCTGTCCGGGGCCATGGTGCTGGTCAGGCGTCCAGGCGACGGCTTGTCGCCCTCCTCCCTGGAGCTTCTGCTTGGCCGCCGCGCCGCCCAGGACATCCCGGAGGGGAGCCTCCTCAGCCTGGACCACTTCACCAAGCCATGAGGGCCATCGGCGTCCTTACCGGAGCGCGGGCCGACTACTCCATCTACCGCCCCATCCTGGCCGCAATGGCTGCGGACCCAAGGCTTCGCCCCCTGCTTTTCGTCACCGGAATGCACCTCTCCCCCGAGCACGGCATGACCGTCTCCGAGATCGAGGCGGACGGGTACGCCATCGCCGAGAGGATCGAATGCCTGCAAGGCTCGGATTCGCCCGGCGCGGTCGCCCAGGCCATGGGGCGCGCCCTCTCGGGCATGGCCCGAGCGCTTGAGCGCCACCGGCCAGACCTGCTTCTTGTGCTGGGGGACCGCTTCGAGATGTTCGCCGGGGCCTCGGCGGCGGTGCCGCTGTCCATCCCCCTGGCCCACGTCCACGGCGGCGAGGTGACCTACGGGGCCATGGACGAGAGCTTCCGCCACGCTATCACCAAGCTCTCCCACCTGCATTTTGCCAGCACCGCACGCTACGCCGAGCGCATCCTCCAGATGGGCGAGGAGCCCTGGCGGATCAAGGCTTGCGGCGCGCCTGCGCTGGACGGCCTGCTGTCCATGGAGCTTCCCGGAGCGGACGAGCTCTCCGCCGAGATCGGGTTCGACTGCCGCCGCCCGTTCCTGCTGGTCACATTTCATCCCGCCACCCGCGACCCTCAAGATGCGGCGTCCCAGGCCGATATGTTTTTCAGCGCCCTGGCCCAGGCCAGGCTCCCCGTGCTGGCGACCGCGCCCAACGCCGACCCCGGCGGACGCGCGGCCCGGCGCGCCCTGGAGAAATTCGCCACGGACAACCCCGACGTCATGATCATCGACCACCTGGGGGCCAGGCGATACGCCGCCTGCATGCGCTGCGCCGCAGCCATGGCCGGGAACTCCTCCAGCGGGATTATCGAGGCGGCCTCGTTCGAGCTGCCCGTGGTAAACGTCGGCTCGCGCCAGGAGGGCAGGATCAGGGCAGCCAACGTGCTGGACGCGCCGCTTGAGCCCACGGCCATGAGCAGCGCCTTGTCGCGAGCCCTGGCCCCGGAGTTCCGCGCCAGCCTCAAAGGACTGGTAAATCCCTACGGCCAGGGGAAGGCCTCGGCGACCATAGTGGAAACCCTGGCTACGGTCGATCTCGGTCCGGGGCTTCTGCGCAAACTGTTTCACGACCTGCACCAGGGAGACCACAACCAGTGAAGCCGATCCTGCTGACCAAAACCACCCTCTGGTGCCGCGCGGCCTCGGAGTTTTTCCTGGCCCTGCGCCCCGACGCCATGGTGTTCGCGGGGGAAAACGGCGACCCCATGCCCGAGGCGTTGCGCGAGACGTCCATGATCGTCTCCTTCCTGAGCCCCTGGATCGTGCCAGCCAGTGCGCTGGAGGCCTGCGCCGGACCTGCCGTGAATTTCCACCCCGCACCGCCGGAGTATCCCGGCATCGGCTGCTACAACTTCGCCCTGTACGACGCCGCCCCGCTCTACGGAGCCACCTGCCACCACATGTCCCCTGTGCCCGACACGGGAAGGCTCGTGGCGGTGCGCCGCTTCCCCATGTACCCGACGGACACCGTGAGCCTGCTGAAAGAGCGCACCATGGTGCACCTTCTGGCCCTGTTCTACGAAATCGCCGCCCTGCTGGCCCAGGGCGCGCCCCTGCCCGAGTGCGCCGAGACCTGGACGCGCAAGCCCTACCTGCGCCGCGAGTTGGACGAACTGGGCCGCGTCACCCCGGACATGTATCCGGACGAGATCAGACGCCGGGTCGCGGCCATGCGCTTCCCCGGCGCGCCGGGAGCCTTCCTGGAGCTGGCCGGGGTGCGCTTCGAGGCCGCCGGTTGAGGCCGGGCTATCGCCAATTTCCCAAACAATCCGAACACACAGGCAGTCATGTCGACCCATCGCCTCATTCACATGTTTCATCCCGGCAACGCACTCGGAGCCATGTGCTCTGTGGAGAGGCTGGCCCGACAGGCGGGCGCGACCCCTGGCCCGGCTCCCACCGTGCTGCTCCATTTTCCCTTCGTGCCCACGTCCCAGCTGGAAATCATGGCGGACATCATCGCCGCCCTCACCGCGTCCAAGGGCTGGGCGCGGCCGAGGATTCTCCAGGCAGACGAGATGAACGCCATCCTCGGCGCGCAGGGAGCGGAGTCCCCGCAGGCGGCCGAGCGCCTGCGCGACTGGCTGGGCGGCCCCCCCCCCCAGGAGATCCACTACGTGCACACCGTGGTGGCCAAGGCGGCGGAACTCTCCATGAGGGCCTACCCGGAAGCCAGGAGAGTCTCCTTCGGAGACGCCCTGGGCATCCTGCACAACGATGGCTACCACCTGGCCCAGTACGCCGGGCTCTCCCTGGCCGAGCGCGAGGCCGCCGGACGCGCCCACGCGCGCCTCACCGCGACCGGAGCGCTTCCCCAGGCCACAACCGTGGCCTGCCTGCTCCCCTCGGACCAGAAAGGCGACTTCGTGCCGGGCAAGGAACTTCTGGTCGTTCCCAGGGACATGGCCCGCGCCATCATCGACGGCAGTGCGGAAGAACTGGCGGAACTCCAAGCGTACTCCCAGGCCTTGCTGGAGCGCCTGCCCGCTCCCAGGTTTCTCTTCCTGACGGAAAACATCGTGGAGGCCAGCTACTCCACCTTCGAGAACGCAGTGGCCCTTCAGGAGGAGATGATCAGGCGGCACGCGCCTCCCGGTTCGTCCATCATCATCAAGGCCCATCCCCTGAGCACCCTGGATGTGCATGGAGAGCTGGCTCGGCGTCTGGCCGGGGACTATTCGGCCGAGGTGCTGGACGAGGTGGCCGGGCGGTACCCGGTGGAGTTCATGAAAAGCCTGGTGGAGGCCTGCCAGCCCCTGTGCTGGTCCTACGGCACGCTCAGCCTGTCCTATCTGTACGGAAAGACGCCGCTGCACGTCATCGACGACGGCCTGATCCGGCGCTACATGGACCCGGCCCGCTGGGAATCCATGCGCAACTCCATGCGCCTGATCCTCGAGCCCCTGGACAACCTCCGCACGTGGGACGGCGCGAGCCCGCTGTGGTCGGGAACGTATGAGACGCCGGAGACCGGGCAGCAATAGCCACCCAGCCAGTTTCCCCGGCTCGCCGGAAAGCGGCGCGGGTGCGCCCCCTGCCGCTGGCGGAGCGGGGCATGGGCGCAAAGCCCCGGTGCTACACGGCGTAGATTGAGGTCTTGATGAAGTCCGGGTGGGCGGCGATGAATTCTGCCACCCTGGCAAGCCCCTGCTCCAGGCTCACCGTGGGCCGCCAGTTCAGCTTTTCCCCGGCCAGGGTGTTGTCGCATACCAGGGTGAGCACCTCGCTGGCCTGGGGGCGCACGCGCGACGGGTCCAGGCGCACCGGCTTGCCGCAACCCAGCAGACGCAGGACCGCTTCCACGATGTCCCCTATGCTGGACACGCTGCCGCCGCCCACGTTGATGATCTCTCCCAGGCAGTCGGCGGTGGCCGCCGCCAGAAAACCCGCCACGGTATCCTCCACGAAGGTCATGTCGCGGATGGGGTCCAGGGAGCCCAGGCGGATTTCCGGTTCGAAAAGTGCCTGGCTGATGATGGTCGGGATGACCGCCCTGGCCGACTGGCGGGGGCCGTAGGCGTTGAAGGGGCGCACGGTGACCACGGGAAGCCCGAACGAGCGGTGGTAGCTTTCCGCGAGCTTGTCCGCCGCGATCTTGCTGGCCGAATACGGGGATTGCCCCTGCAGGGGGTGCGCTTCGTTTATCGGCGTGTACAGCGCGGTTCCGTACACCTCGGAGGTGGAGGTGTGGACCACCCGCTCCACCCCGTGGACGCGCGCCGCCTCGAAGATGTTGCAGCTGCCTTCGATGTTGGTCCTGATGTAGCTCTTGGGGGCGGCGTAGGAGTACGGTATGCCTATCAAGGCCGCCAGATGGAAGACGATCTCCTTGCCCTTCACCTGGCGGTGCACGAAATCCTGGTCCTCCACATTGCCGGCAACCACCGTGAGCCCCGCCCTGGCGTCTTTCGGGAGGAATTCCAGGTTTCCCCACCCGCTCTGGGAGCTGTAGCGGATCATGGCCGTCACTTCCGCCCCGGAGGCGATCAGCGCCTGGCACAGATGGCTTCCGATGAAGCCACCGGCCCCGGTCAGCAGGATTTTCTTGCCGGAAAGACTGGAGGTCGATGCGTGATCGTTCATTGGTTTCATCCGGAGCAAGTGTTTGTGGGAATCAATCGGAGGAGTTCACTTCCCCTGATATATTTACCATATGCTTCGTCGGGTGTCGAACCACGAGGACGGCCTGGATCAGGACTAACTCCCGGCGACGGAAATCTGACGGGGCACGCCCCGGCCAGCGCCCCTGGCGCGCAGTCGCGCCGTCTGCAACCGGGATAGGGTACCCTCGCAATCATGGAGTATTTATTGCATTAATTCCGGCGCAGTCGGCGCGCTGCCCTCGATTGACAGCCCGACAAACACTCTGGTAGCCCTAGGACACTAAAATGTTTAGTCATCCGCCAACTTCCGCAAAGGACAGAATGGATCTCGCCCGTTTCCTCCTGCCGGAAAACAGCTCCCTCCTGGACGCCATGAAGGCCATCGACGGCAACACCCAGGAGGTGGTTTTCGCCCACGACGCGCAGGGCCGGGTAAGCGGCCTCATCACCGACGGCGACATCCGCCGGGGACTCATCCGCGGGCTGGGCCTTGACGCCCCCGTCCAGGAAGTGATGACCAGGGACTTCCACAAGGTCGCGCCCGGAACCGGCCGGGCGTTGGTCCTCGACCTCATGCGGGCCATCCAGATTCGCCACGTCCCGGTGATCGGCGCGGACGGCAGCCTGTGCGGAATCCACTTCCTGCGCGACCTCCTGGGGGTCCAGGAGCGCAGCAACGTCGCCGTCATCATGGCCGGAGGCAAGGGCGTGCGCCTGCGACCGATCACCCGGAACCTCCCCAAGCCGCTGGTCCAGGTCGCCGGACGCCCCATCATCGAAAGGCTGGTGCTCCATCTGGTAAGCCACGGCATCAGGAAGATTTATCTTTCGATCAACTATCTGGGCTCGATGATTCAGGACCATTTCCAGAATGGAAACCGCTTCGGGTGCTCCATCGAGTACCTCGTGGAGGAGCGCGAACTCGGCACCGGCGGCGCTCTCGCGCTGCTGCCAGAGCGGCCTGCGCACCCTCTCCTGGTACTCAACGGCGACCTGCTCACCCAGGCCGACATCGGACGCCTGCTGGACTTTCACCAGGACCAGCAGGTGAAGGCCACCCTGGCCGTCACCGGCTACCGGCACGTGGTGCCCTACGGCGTGGCCGACGTGAAAAACGGCAGGCTCGAGCGGCTGGTGGAGAAGCCCAGCCTGGACTTCCAGGTGAACTCGGGGATCTACGTGCTGGACCCCTCGCTCATCGACATGATCGAACCCGGCGTGGATTACCCCATGACCAGGCTGATCGACGCGTGCCTGGAAAAGTCGCTTGGCGTGGGCGTGTTCCCGCTCGAGGACGAATGGCGCGACATCGGGAGCTTCAACGAACTTTTCGCCGCCAGGACGGGTGAGTGAGCATGACCATCGACAGCATCCTGGAGCGGATCGAGCGAGTGCTCGCCGGGTTCCCGAGGCCGGTGGCCCTGCACGAACCCCTCCTGGGAGAGGCGGAGCGGGAGGCCGTGGCCCGATGCGTGGAATCCGGCTGGGTCTCCTACCTCGGCCCGGATGTGGAGCGCCTGGAGCGGCGGCTGGAGGAAATACACGGGGGCGGCCACGCCGTGGCCACGGCCAGCGGGACGGCTGCCCTGCACCTGGCCCTGGTCCTGGTCGGCGTCCAGCCGGGCGACGAAGTCCTCATGCCACCCCTCACCTTCGCGGCCACGGCGAACGCCGCCGTGTACGCAGGAGCGACGCCCCATTTCGTGGACATCGAGCCCCGCTCGCTCGGCGCATGCCCCGAACGGCTGGAGCGCCATCTGGCCCGGACCGTCGAGACCGTCTCCGGACAGGCGCGCAACAAGGCCACGGGCAGGCGCGTTGCGGCCCTGGTGGCCGTGCACGTGTTCGGCCATCCGGCCATGACCAAGGAATTGGAAGATGTGTGCCGACGCTTCGGTATCATCCTGGTTGAGGACGCGGCGGAGTCCCTGGGCAGTCTTCAGGACGGCGTCCCGGTGGGGCGGCGCGGCGCGGCCTCGGCCCTGAGCTTCAACGGCAACAAGATCGTCACGGCGGGGGGCGGCGGCGCGCTCCTGTGCCCCGACGCAAAATCCGCCGCCCTGGCGCGCCACCTGGCCACCACGGCCAAGGCCCCGCACCCCTGGAAGCTCGGGCATGACCGCCTGGGCTTCAACTACCGCATGCCCAACCTCAACGCGTCCCTGGCCCTGGCCCAGCTCGGCCGCCTGGACGAATTCCTGGCCCGCAAGCGGACCCTGGCCTCCCGCTACGCCGAGGCCTTCGCCGGTCTCGAAGGAGCGCGCGTCCTGGCCGAACCGCCCGGCTCGCGCAGCAACTACTGGCTGAACACGATCCTCCTGGAGGACAGCCTGCTTCCGGTACGGGACGAGCTTTTCGGGAAGATCCGCGAGGCCGGGATACTGATCCGCCCCGCCTGGGAGCTCGTAAGCTCCCTGCCCCACTTCGCCCATTGCCCCCGCTCCGGCCTGGAGGTCAGCCAGGACATGCAGCCGCGAGTGGTCAACCTGCCGAGCAGCGCGGCACTGGCCTGAGGCCGACAAAGCGAGCCCGCCATGATCGAAGCCCTGTACGTCGAGACGTCGTCCCTGTGCAATCTGTCCTGCGTCTATTGCTACCGGACAGGGCGGGACTACTCCTCCAAGAACCGCAACATGCCGCTTGGCCTGTTCAAGAAGATCGTCGCAGACTGCGTTCGGGAACGCGAAGCCCTGTTCAGCGAGAGAAAACCGGACATTTTCCTGCACAGCTACGGCGAACCGACCCTGAACCCCCACCTTGAGGAGATGGTCGCCACGGCCTGCGGCGCGCAGATCTTCGGCCAGATACGCTTCGTCTCCAATCTCCTGGCGCTCGCCCCGGAAAGGTACCGTGCATTTTTCGATGCGGGTTTGACCGGCCTGTACTTCTCCCTGGACAGCCTGGACCCCGGCCATGTCAGCGCGACAAGGCGGGGCACCGACCTGCAGCGACTGCTCGAATCCGTCACGGTCCTGGCCGGTGACTACGCGGACAAGCTGTGCCCGATATCGGTGCTGACCACCGTCAACAAGGACGAACTGCCCCGTGTGGGAGAGTTCCTGCACGGGCTTGGCATGCGCACCTGGAACATCCAACTGCTCAACACGCGAAAAGGACGCTTCGGGCTGGACAGGGACGTCGTGTCCCGCCTGAAAGACGAACTCCTGCGCAGATTCTCCGGGATGACCATCAATTTCGAGGAAGAGTCGATCATGGCCTGCCGCCAGCCCTTCACCACGCTGGAGATCAACGCCATGGGGTATCTGACCCCGTGCTGCTCCATGACCAACCACGACGTGACCCACTTCGGCAACGTGGCTGAGGCCAGCCTGGCCGAACTCTGCTTCGGCGAAGCCTACGTGGCGTTCCGGGAAGAGTTCAGGACGCGCCAGCCCAAGGCCTGCGCGAACTGCCCCTACTATCTGGCCCGCGCGGCCAGCCCTTCGTAATAGCTCAGCATCTTCTCTCTGGTCCTCGCCCTGTCGAAAAGCAGGGGCGCTTTCTCCATGTTGGTCCGGGCCATGCGGTCGACCAGGGCGTCGTCGTTCATGGCGCGCACCAGGGCGTCCGCGATTTCATCCGGATAGAGGTTGCGCGCGAACAGGATGTTCTCCTCGTCCAGGTGGGCGGTGATGGGCGCAAGGGGCGAGACCACGGGCACGGTCCCCATGGCCATGGCCTCGGCCAACACGTTGGGCATCCCGTCGGACAGGGTCGGGGCGAGCATCACCCGGGACGAAGCCAGGGATTGCAGCAATTCGGGCCTGTCTATGCGCCCTTCCAGGGTGCAGTTGCGGCGTATCCCGTCGGGCAGTGCCGCGAACCACAGGCGGATGTCCTCCTGGCTCATGGCGGTCATGCGTACGGTGCAGGGCGCGATGCGCTCCCAGCACAGCTTCAGGGCCTCGAACACCGGATAGGCCGTGGACTGGGCGCAGTTGTAGGCCTTGGGCCAGAGAATCCTGCGCTCCCTCCTGGAGGGCGCATCCCGGACGAGCCCGCGCAGTTCGGCTGCGTCCACTCCCCCCGTGGCCAGCACCGGCCCCACCGGTGCGGTTCGGGCTTCGGTCAGGCCGAGCGAGCGGGCCACCTCGATGTTGTAGGCGTTGTCGCTGAAATAGCCGTCGCAGGTGTGCAGGATTTCCAGGATGCGGGGGCGGTGTTCGTCCAGGAGGCGGTCCATGGTCAGGTCTGGCCCCCAGTCCTGGACCACCCACTTGCCCACAGGCCCCGCTACGAAGTTCTTGCGCACATGAAGCAGGAAATACGAGGCGTAGCGGATGCCGATCGTCTGGATGACGTCGGGTTTCCACTCGGCGAGTATCCTGCCCAGCCACCGTCCGGCGATGTTGCCCTGGCCCAGCGTGCCGAAACGGGCGACAAAACGGCGCAACTCCTGCCCCGCGCAGTTCCCCGGATAGAGGTTGACGCGACTGCCGGGCGTGATCCCCGGTACGGGCGGGCACTGGCTGACGTAGGTGGTCACGGGCCAGTCGTCGGGCGGGGAGCCCGTGGGCATGGAGAACAGCCTGACATCGAAACCGGACCCCTTGAAGAGGTCGATCCAGTTGCGGGCGTGCGAGCTTTCGCCGCGACCGATGAAGAGAATGCGGGGAGGCGCGCC
Coding sequences within:
- a CDS encoding HAD family hydrolase; the protein is MLPLFLASDLDNTLILYGSLFRTLALEKGLVSPDVAADKNAVRRVVRALPDGESLWRELQAEVYGERIQEAEVAPQARQCLEALAASGARLAVVSHKTRHAHHPFGHVDLREAAMTCLEAKNLLHPGGPLDPGSVFFEQTRQEKLARIAALNPTHFLDDLPEVLGHECFPEGVARILYDQTGTVITPAGVGRAGSWRDVWCRLTGQNPTF
- a CDS encoding acylneuraminate cytidylyltransferase family protein, which produces MQTEQTFRGRVVAVVTARGGSKGVPGKNLRLLRGRPLIDWTVAAALGSASLARTIVSTDCEAIAGAAREAGAEVPFIRPPHLATDTATQLEVIRHALGWLAGHGECPEYVLTLQPTSPLRTSQDIDAAVGLALSHRARAVVGVAPVQHHPSLMRTLGPDGGLSPYLADPAHNSRRQDHEALYAINGAIYVNRCADLLESGQFSPAGALAYVMPAERSIDIDEAWQFQVAEALLTGVAP
- the neuB gene encoding N-acetylneuraminate synthase: MTASTVDLRRVGEPGQPCLIIAEAGVNHNGDMALALKLVDAARQAGADAVKFQTFKASLLASRSAPKAAYQLRSTDAGESQQAMLERLQLSRADHLPLMERCHAAGMAFLSSPFDLESLALLDSLGLPALKIPSGEITNPEFLKAAARLGKPIILSTGMSWLGEVEAAVRAIEDAGNPPLVLLHCVSAYPSDPADSNLRAMETLARAFGKPVGWSDHTMGIETSLAAVALGACVVEKHFTLDCSMPGPDHRASLEPDGLAALVRGVRIVESALGDGLKRPARSEADTARVARKSLTAARDIRAGEALSGAMVLVRRPGDGLSPSSLELLLGRRAAQDIPEGSLLSLDHFTKP
- the neuC gene encoding UDP-N-acetylglucosamine 2-epimerase is translated as MRAIGVLTGARADYSIYRPILAAMAADPRLRPLLFVTGMHLSPEHGMTVSEIEADGYAIAERIECLQGSDSPGAVAQAMGRALSGMARALERHRPDLLLVLGDRFEMFAGASAAVPLSIPLAHVHGGEVTYGAMDESFRHAITKLSHLHFASTARYAERILQMGEEPWRIKACGAPALDGLLSMELPGADELSAEIGFDCRRPFLLVTFHPATRDPQDAASQADMFFSALAQARLPVLATAPNADPGGRAARRALEKFATDNPDVMIIDHLGARRYAACMRCAAAMAGNSSSGIIEAASFELPVVNVGSRQEGRIRAANVLDAPLEPTAMSSALSRALAPEFRASLKGLVNPYGQGKASATIVETLATVDLGPGLLRKLFHDLHQGDHNQ
- a CDS encoding formyltransferase family protein, which produces MKPILLTKTTLWCRAASEFFLALRPDAMVFAGENGDPMPEALRETSMIVSFLSPWIVPASALEACAGPAVNFHPAPPEYPGIGCYNFALYDAAPLYGATCHHMSPVPDTGRLVAVRRFPMYPTDTVSLLKERTMVHLLALFYEIAALLAQGAPLPECAETWTRKPYLRRELDELGRVTPDMYPDEIRRRVAAMRFPGAPGAFLELAGVRFEAAG
- a CDS encoding GDP-mannose 4,6-dehydratase, with product MNDHASTSSLSGKKILLTGAGGFIGSHLCQALIASGAEVTAMIRYSSQSGWGNLEFLPKDARAGLTVVAGNVEDQDFVHRQVKGKEIVFHLAALIGIPYSYAAPKSYIRTNIEGSCNIFEAARVHGVERVVHTSTSEVYGTALYTPINEAHPLQGQSPYSASKIAADKLAESYHRSFGLPVVTVRPFNAYGPRQSARAVIPTIISQALFEPEIRLGSLDPIRDMTFVEDTVAGFLAAATADCLGEIINVGGGSVSSIGDIVEAVLRLLGCGKPVRLDPSRVRPQASEVLTLVCDNTLAGEKLNWRPTVSLEQGLARVAEFIAAHPDFIKTSIYAV
- a CDS encoding nucleotidyltransferase family protein; amino-acid sequence: MDLARFLLPENSSLLDAMKAIDGNTQEVVFAHDAQGRVSGLITDGDIRRGLIRGLGLDAPVQEVMTRDFHKVAPGTGRALVLDLMRAIQIRHVPVIGADGSLCGIHFLRDLLGVQERSNVAVIMAGGKGVRLRPITRNLPKPLVQVAGRPIIERLVLHLVSHGIRKIYLSINYLGSMIQDHFQNGNRFGCSIEYLVEERELGTGGALALLPERPAHPLLVLNGDLLTQADIGRLLDFHQDQQVKATLAVTGYRHVVPYGVADVKNGRLERLVEKPSLDFQVNSGIYVLDPSLIDMIEPGVDYPMTRLIDACLEKSLGVGVFPLEDEWRDIGSFNELFAARTGE
- a CDS encoding LegC family aminotransferase, which encodes MTIDSILERIERVLAGFPRPVALHEPLLGEAEREAVARCVESGWVSYLGPDVERLERRLEEIHGGGHAVATASGTAALHLALVLVGVQPGDEVLMPPLTFAATANAAVYAGATPHFVDIEPRSLGACPERLERHLARTVETVSGQARNKATGRRVAALVAVHVFGHPAMTKELEDVCRRFGIILVEDAAESLGSLQDGVPVGRRGAASALSFNGNKIVTAGGGGALLCPDAKSAALARHLATTAKAPHPWKLGHDRLGFNYRMPNLNASLALAQLGRLDEFLARKRTLASRYAEAFAGLEGARVLAEPPGSRSNYWLNTILLEDSLLPVRDELFGKIREAGILIRPAWELVSSLPHFAHCPRSGLEVSQDMQPRVVNLPSSAALA
- a CDS encoding radical SAM protein, which encodes MIEALYVETSSLCNLSCVYCYRTGRDYSSKNRNMPLGLFKKIVADCVREREALFSERKPDIFLHSYGEPTLNPHLEEMVATACGAQIFGQIRFVSNLLALAPERYRAFFDAGLTGLYFSLDSLDPGHVSATRRGTDLQRLLESVTVLAGDYADKLCPISVLTTVNKDELPRVGEFLHGLGMRTWNIQLLNTRKGRFGLDRDVVSRLKDELLRRFSGMTINFEEESIMACRQPFTTLEINAMGYLTPCCSMTNHDVTHFGNVAEASLAELCFGEAYVAFREEFRTRQPKACANCPYYLARAASPS
- a CDS encoding glycosyltransferase family 4 protein; this translates as MTASSAGGAPPRILFIGRGESSHARNWIDLFKGSGFDVRLFSMPTGSPPDDWPVTTYVSQCPPVPGITPGSRVNLYPGNCAGQELRRFVARFGTLGQGNIAGRWLGRILAEWKPDVIQTIGIRYASYFLLHVRKNFVAGPVGKWVVQDWGPDLTMDRLLDEHRPRILEILHTCDGYFSDNAYNIEVARSLGLTEARTAPVGPVLATGGVDAAELRGLVRDAPSRRERRILWPKAYNCAQSTAYPVFEALKLCWERIAPCTVRMTAMSQEDIRLWFAALPDGIRRNCTLEGRIDRPELLQSLASSRVMLAPTLSDGMPNVLAEAMAMGTVPVVSPLAPITAHLDEENILFARNLYPDEIADALVRAMNDDALVDRMARTNMEKAPLLFDRARTREKMLSYYEGLAARAR